The Streptomyces vinaceus genome contains the following window.
GGCCCGCGCGCTGGACGCCGGATCGGACCAGTTCGGCGGGGAGCAGTGTCCCGATGTGGTCGTGGAGCTGGTCCGTTCGGGCCGGATCCCCCGGTCCCGGATCGACGCGTCGGTGGCGCGGCTGCTGCGGGAGAAGTTCGTCCTGGGCCTGTTCGAGAACCCGTACGTGGACCCGGACGAGGCGGCGCGGACCGTCGGCCGGGCCGACTTCGCGGCGGCGGGGGCGGCGGCCCAGCGCCGTTCGCTCACGGTGCTGACCAACCCCGGCGGCCTCCTGCCGCTCTCCGGGTGCCCGAAGCTGTACGTGGAGGGCGTGGACGAGGCCGTGGCCGCCGGCTACGGCGAGGTCGTCCCCGATCCGGGCGCGGCGGACCTGGCGGTGGTGCGGCTGCGCACCCCGTACGAGCCGCGCGAGAACGTCTTCGAGTCCTTCTTCCACTCGGGCTCGCTGGCCTTCCCGGAGCCGGAGCTGTCCCGGATCCTGGCGCTGCTGGCCCGTGTACCCACCCTGGTCTGCATCAACCTGGAGCGGGCGGCGGTGATCCCGGAGATCGCCGAGCGGGCCGCGGCGCTGATCGCGGACTACGGCGCCGAGGACCGCGCGCTGCTGGACGTGGCCTTCGGCCGGGCCGCGGCCGAGGGGCGGCTGCCCTTCGAGCTGCCGCGGTCGATGGCGGCGGTGGAGGCCTCGCGGCCGGACGTGCCCAACGACACGGTCGACCCTGTGTTCCCGTACGGCCACGGCCTGTCCCTGTAGGGGGTCGACAAAAGGGTCGTCACATGCGCGCGGTGGCAGACGATCACCGCGCGCCGGGTGGCCGTTCAGTGGGGGGACGGCCACCCGGCATCACCGCCCATATCCCCATTCCCGCCATAATCGGAACGACAGGTTCCGCACGTTTCCCTGTCCGAACCCCGCATAGCCGCAGGCCGGTGCCTCCTCTACGCTGCACCCCTACCACGCGGATCTTCAGGGGCGGGACATGGAACAGACACACACCACCCACGGCGGTGCCGCGGCGACCCCAGGGGCACAGCGGCGCGTGCTCGTGGTCGAGGACGACCGTACGATCGCCGACGCCATCGCCGCCCGGCTGCGCGCCGAGGGTTTCCAGGTGCAGGCCGCGTTCGACGGACCGGCCGCCGTGGCGGCGGCCGAGAGCTGGCAGCCCGAGCTGCTGGTCCTCGACGTGATGCTGCCGGGCTTCGACGGTCTGGAGGTCTGCCGCCGGGTCCAGGCGCAGCGGCCGGTGCCGGTGCTGATGCTCACCGCGCGGGACGACGAGACCGACATGCTGGTCGGCCTCGGGGTCGGCGCGGACGACTACATGACGAAGCCGTTCTCCATGCGCGAGCTCGCGGCGCGGGTCCACGTACTGCTGCGTCGCGTGGAGCGGGCCACCCTGGCCGCGACCGCCCCGCGCGGGGCCACCCTGCGCCTGGGCGACCTGGAGATCGACCACGCGCAGCGGCGGGTCCGGGTGCAGGCCGAGGACGTGCACCTGACGCCGACCGAGTTCGACCTGCTGGTCTGCCTGGCCGGGACCCCGCGGGCGGTGCTCTCGCGGGAGCAGCTGCTCGCCGAGGTCTGGGACTGGGCCGACGCCTCCGGCACCCGTACGGTCGACAGCCACATCAAGGCCCTGCGCCGCAAGATCGGGGCGGAGCGGATCCGTACGGTCCACGGCGTCGGGTACGCCCTGGAGACCCCGGCGCAGGCGTGAGCACCGGGCGCGATCGAGGGCGCGGCGCCGGCCGCTCCGGTGGAACCGGTGCCCGCACCGGGGGACTGCGGCCCTTCTCCCCGTTCTCGATCAAGACCAAGCTGGGCACGCTCGTCGTGGTCTCGGTCTTCATCACGACGGGGCTGCTGATGGTGGCGGTGCGCACCAGCACCGAGTTCCGGTTCATCACGGTCTTCTCGGTGATCGCCTCGATGCTGATCACGCAGTTCGTGGCGCACAGCCTGACCGCGCCGCTGGACGAGATGACCACGGTGGCCCGGGCGATATCCGACGGGGACTACACGCGCCGGGTGCGCGACGCCGGGCGCCGCGACGAACTGGGCGACCTGGCCTCCACCATCAACCTGATGGCGGACGACCTGGAGGCGGTGGACCGGCACCGCAAGGAGCTGGTCGCCAACGTCTCGCACGAGCTGCGCACGCCGATCGCGGCGCTGCGGGCCGTACTGGAGAACGTGGTGGACGGGGTCTCGGCCGCCGATCCCGAGACCATGCGCACGATGCTGAAGCAGACCGAGCGCCTGGGCCGGCTCGTGGAGACCCTGCTGGACCTGTCCCGGGTGGACAACGGGGTCGTGCCGCTGAAGGCGCGCCGCTTCGAGGTGTGGCCGTACCTGTCGGGCGTGCTGAAGGAATCGGGTCTCGCGGCCGCCGGCCGGCCGGGCCTGACCTCCGGCTCCGGCGGGCACACGCGCAACGACGTACACCTGCACCTGGACGTGTTCCCGCCCGAGCTGACGGCGTACGCGGACGCCGAGCGCCTGCACCAGGTGGTGGCGAACCTGATCGACAACGCGGTCAAGCACAGCCCGCCGCACGGCCGGGTCACCGTCCGGGCCCGGGAGGCCGACGCGCCCGGGAGCCTGGCGCTGGAGGTACGGGACGAGGGCCCGGGGATCCCGGAGGCCGAGCGGCACCGGGTCTTCGAGCGGTTCAACCGGGGCAGCGCGAACGGCGGCGACGGGGGCACCGGACTGGGCCTGGCGATCGCCCGCTGGGCCGTGGGCCTGCACGGAGGACGTATCGGGGTGGCCGAATCGTCACGCGGGTGCCGCATCCTCGTCACGCTTCCGGGCAGCTCCCCGGCGTCACATTGACGTAGGGTTCGAGTGCGTAGGACATGATCTCGGCCACACGTGCCCGGGGTCCGTCAGGGGTGCGAAGCCATGGGGGCCGCAACCACGCTGCCCCCTACCCGAACCAGGCTCGTTTCCCGCCATTCAGAGCGGCGAAACCCGCCGTTCGGTGTGACCTACATGACGTATCTCCCGCCCGGTCTGCATCCACCGGCCAGGGAGGCGTAGCCTTTATTCCCGCTGTCCATACCTTGTGAAGCGGAAGAGGGCGGTTGCCGCCGTGTCGCCACAGTCCCCCAGTAACCCGAGCACCACGACCGAAGCAGCAGAGGGCGGGAAGACCCCTGCCTCAGGCTTCGGTGCCAACGAGTGGCTCGTCGACGAGATCTATCAGCAGTACCTCCAGGACCCGAATTCGGTCGACCGGGCCTGGTGGGACTTCTTCGCCGACTACAAGCCGGGGGGCGCTGCGTCTCCGGTGAAGCCGGACGAGCCCAGGAAGTCCCCGACGACGGACGGCGCCTCCGCACAGGCCGCCGCCGCTGTCACCCCGCAGGTCTCCGACGCCGCCGCCACGGGGGCGGCGCGCGCCGCCGCCGCGCCCTCGCCTGCCGCCGCGCCCACGCCTGTGTCAGCTCCTGCCCCTGCTCCTGCCACCCCCTCTGGTGCCCCTGCTGTGACTGTCACCTCCCAGGCCCAGGCCGCCGCACCGGCCGCCGCAGCCCCTCAGGCCCCGGCTCCGGCCGCCGCGCCCGTCGCCGCCCCCGCCGCCGCCCAGAAGGCCGCGCCCGCCGCCGAGGCCCCCGCGGGCCCCGAGCTGGTGACGCTCCGCGGCCCGGCGGCCGCCGTTGCCAAGAACATGAACGCCTCCCTCGACGTCCCGACGGCCACGTCCGTCCGCGCCGTCCCGGTGAAGCTGCTGTTCGACAACCGCATCGTCATCAACAACCACCTCAAGCGCGCCCGGGGCGGGAAGATCTCCTTCACGCACCTGATCGGCTACGCCATGGTGCAGGCCATCAAGGCCATGCCGTCGATGAACTACTCCTTCGCGGAGAAGGACGGCAAGCCCACCCTGGTCAAGCCGGAGCACGTGAACTTCGGCCTCGCGATCGACCTGGTGAAGCCGAACGGCGACCGCCAGCTCGTCGTCGCCGGCATCAAGAAGGCCGAGACCCTCAACTTCTTCGAGTTCTGGCAGGCGTACGAGGACATCGTCCGCCGCGCCCGCGTCGGCAAGCTGACGATGGACGACTTCACCGGCGTCACCGTCTCGCTGACCAACCCCGGCGGCCTGGGCACCGTCCACTCCGTGCCCCGCCTGATGCCCGGGCAGTCGGTCATCATGGGCGTCGGCTCCATGGACTACCCCGCCGAGTTCCAGGGCACCTCGCAGGACACCCTGAACAAGCTGGGCATCTCCAAGGTCATGACCCTGACCTCGACCTACGACCACCGGGTCATCCAGGGCGCGGCCTCCGGCGAGTTCCTGCGCATCGTCGCGAACATGCTGCTCGGCGAGAGCGGCTTCTACGACGACGTCTTCGAGGCGCTGCGCATCCCGTACGAGCCGGTCCGCTGGCTCCGGGACATCGACGCCTCGCACGACGACGACGTCACGAAGGCCGCCCGCGTCTTCGAGCTGATCCACTCCTACCGGGTCCGCGGCCACGTCATGGCCGACACCGACCCGCTGGAGTACAAGCAGCGCAAGCACCCCGACCTCGACATCACCGAGCACGGCCTCACCCTGTGGGACCTGGAGCGCGAGTTCGCGGTCGGCGGCTTCTCCGGCAAGTCGATGATGAAGCTGCGCGACATCCTCGGCGTCCTGCGCGACTCGTACTGCCGCACCACCGGCGTCGAGTTCATGCACATCCAGGACCCGAAGCAGCGCCGCTGGATCCAGGACCGCATCGAGCGCCCGCACACCAAGCCGGAGCGCGAGGAGCAGCTGCGCATCCTGCGCCGCCTGAACGCGGCGGAGGCCTTCGAGACCTTCCTGCAGACGAAGTACGTCGGCCAGAAGCGCTTCTCGCTGGAGGGCGGCGAGTCCGTCATCCCGCTGCTCGACGCCGTCATCGACTCGGCCGCCGAGGCCCGCCTCGACGAGGTCGTCATCGGCATGGCCCACCGCGGCCGCCTGAACGTGCTGGCGAACATCGTCGGCAAGTCGTACGCGCAGATCTTCCGCGAGTTCGAGGGCAACCTCGACCCGAAGTCCATGCACGGCTCCGGCGACGTCAAGTACCACCTGGGCGCCGAGGGCACCTTCACGGGCCTGGACGGGGAGCAGATCAAGGTCTCGCTCGTCGCCAACCCCTCGCACCTGGAGGCCGTCGACCCGGTCCTGGAGGGCGTCGCCCGCGCCAAGCAGGACGTCATCAACAAGGGCGGCACGGACTTCACCGTCCTGCCCGTCGCCCTGCACGGTGACGCGGCCTTCGCCGGCCAGGGTGTCGTCGCCGAGACCCTGAACATGTCGCAGCTGCGCGGCTACCGCACCGGCGGCACCGTGCACGTGGTCATCAACAACCAGGTCGGCTTCACCGCCGCCCCGGAGTCCTCGCGTTCCTCGATGTACGCGACCGACGTGGCCCGCATGATCGAGGCGCCGATCTTCCACGTGAACGGCGACGACCCGGAGGCCGTGGTCCGCATCGCGCGGCTCGCCTTCGAGTTCCGCCAGGCGTTCAACAAGGACGTCGTGATCGACCTCATCTGCTACCGCCGCCGCGGTCACAACGAGTCGGACAACCCGGCGTTCACGCAGCCGCTGATGTACGACCTGATCGACAAGAAGCGCTCGGTGCGCAAGCTGTACACCGAGTCCCTCATCGGTCGCGGCGACATCACGCTGGAAGAGGCCGAGCAGGCGCTCCAGGACTTCCAGGGCCAGCTGGAGAAGGTCTTCGCGGAGGTCCGCGAGGCCGCGACCTCCCCCGCCGCCGGCACCCCGGTGACGCCCGCGCAGACCGCGCAGGAGTTCCCGGTCCCCGTGAACACCGCGATCTCGCAGGACGTGGTCAAGCGGATCGCCGAGTCCCAGGTCAACATCCCGGACCACGTCACCGTGCACCCGCGTCTGCTGCCGCAGCTGCAGCGCCGCGCGGCGATGATCGACGAGGGCACGATCGACTGGGGCATGGGCGAGACCCTGGCCTTCGGCTCGCTGCTGATGGAGGGCACCCCGGTCCGCCTGTCGGGCCAGGACTCCCGCCGCGGTACGTTCGGCCAGCGCCACGCGGTCCTCATCGACCGGGAGACGGGCGAGGACTACACCCCGCTCCAGTACCTGTCGGACGACCAGGCCCGCTACAACGTCTACGACTCGCTGCTCTCCGAGTACGCGGCCATGGGCTTCGAGTACGGCTACTCGCTGGCCCGCCCGGACGCGCTGGTGCTGTGGGAGGCCCAGTTCGGTGACTTCGTCAACGGCGCGCAGACCGTCGTCGACGAGTTCATCTCCTCGGCCGAGCAG
Protein-coding sequences here:
- a CDS encoding response regulator transcription factor, giving the protein MEQTHTTHGGAAATPGAQRRVLVVEDDRTIADAIAARLRAEGFQVQAAFDGPAAVAAAESWQPELLVLDVMLPGFDGLEVCRRVQAQRPVPVLMLTARDDETDMLVGLGVGADDYMTKPFSMRELAARVHVLLRRVERATLAATAPRGATLRLGDLEIDHAQRRVRVQAEDVHLTPTEFDLLVCLAGTPRAVLSREQLLAEVWDWADASGTRTVDSHIKALRRKIGAERIRTVHGVGYALETPAQA
- a CDS encoding multifunctional oxoglutarate decarboxylase/oxoglutarate dehydrogenase thiamine pyrophosphate-binding subunit/dihydrolipoyllysine-residue succinyltransferase subunit; translation: MSPQSPSNPSTTTEAAEGGKTPASGFGANEWLVDEIYQQYLQDPNSVDRAWWDFFADYKPGGAASPVKPDEPRKSPTTDGASAQAAAAVTPQVSDAAATGAARAAAAPSPAAAPTPVSAPAPAPATPSGAPAVTVTSQAQAAAPAAAAPQAPAPAAAPVAAPAAAQKAAPAAEAPAGPELVTLRGPAAAVAKNMNASLDVPTATSVRAVPVKLLFDNRIVINNHLKRARGGKISFTHLIGYAMVQAIKAMPSMNYSFAEKDGKPTLVKPEHVNFGLAIDLVKPNGDRQLVVAGIKKAETLNFFEFWQAYEDIVRRARVGKLTMDDFTGVTVSLTNPGGLGTVHSVPRLMPGQSVIMGVGSMDYPAEFQGTSQDTLNKLGISKVMTLTSTYDHRVIQGAASGEFLRIVANMLLGESGFYDDVFEALRIPYEPVRWLRDIDASHDDDVTKAARVFELIHSYRVRGHVMADTDPLEYKQRKHPDLDITEHGLTLWDLEREFAVGGFSGKSMMKLRDILGVLRDSYCRTTGVEFMHIQDPKQRRWIQDRIERPHTKPEREEQLRILRRLNAAEAFETFLQTKYVGQKRFSLEGGESVIPLLDAVIDSAAEARLDEVVIGMAHRGRLNVLANIVGKSYAQIFREFEGNLDPKSMHGSGDVKYHLGAEGTFTGLDGEQIKVSLVANPSHLEAVDPVLEGVARAKQDVINKGGTDFTVLPVALHGDAAFAGQGVVAETLNMSQLRGYRTGGTVHVVINNQVGFTAAPESSRSSMYATDVARMIEAPIFHVNGDDPEAVVRIARLAFEFRQAFNKDVVIDLICYRRRGHNESDNPAFTQPLMYDLIDKKRSVRKLYTESLIGRGDITLEEAEQALQDFQGQLEKVFAEVREAATSPAAGTPVTPAQTAQEFPVPVNTAISQDVVKRIAESQVNIPDHVTVHPRLLPQLQRRAAMIDEGTIDWGMGETLAFGSLLMEGTPVRLSGQDSRRGTFGQRHAVLIDRETGEDYTPLQYLSDDQARYNVYDSLLSEYAAMGFEYGYSLARPDALVLWEAQFGDFVNGAQTVVDEFISSAEQKWGQTSGVTLLLPHGYEGQGPDHSSARPERFLQMCAQDNMTVAMPTLPSNYFHLLRWQVHNPHHKPLIVFTPKSMLRLKAAASKAEEFTSGSFRPVIGDSTVDPNAVRKVVFCAGKVYYDLEAEREKRGITDTAIIRIERLYPLAGEELQAEIAKFPNAAKYIWAQEEPANQGAWPFIALNLIDHLDLAVGADVPAGERLRRISRPHGSSPAVGSAKRHQAEQQLLLNEVFEA
- a CDS encoding HAMP domain-containing sensor histidine kinase, encoding MRPFSPFSIKTKLGTLVVVSVFITTGLLMVAVRTSTEFRFITVFSVIASMLITQFVAHSLTAPLDEMTTVARAISDGDYTRRVRDAGRRDELGDLASTINLMADDLEAVDRHRKELVANVSHELRTPIAALRAVLENVVDGVSAADPETMRTMLKQTERLGRLVETLLDLSRVDNGVVPLKARRFEVWPYLSGVLKESGLAAAGRPGLTSGSGGHTRNDVHLHLDVFPPELTAYADAERLHQVVANLIDNAVKHSPPHGRVTVRAREADAPGSLALEVRDEGPGIPEAERHRVFERFNRGSANGGDGGTGLGLAIARWAVGLHGGRIGVAESSRGCRILVTLPGSSPASH